The following are encoded together in the Neomonachus schauinslandi chromosome 15, ASM220157v2, whole genome shotgun sequence genome:
- the LOC110593062 gene encoding LOW QUALITY PROTEIN: olfactory receptor 3A2-like (The sequence of the model RefSeq protein was modified relative to this genomic sequence to represent the inferred CDS: substituted 1 base at 1 genomic stop codon), whose translation MDPEVRANRTSVTEFILLGLVETEQLQSVVFVVFFFAYLVTVGGNLSILAAILVEPKLHTPMYFFLGNLSVLDVGCITVTVPSMLARLLSHKRTVLYGACLTQLFFFHLLAGMDCFLLTVMAYDRFLAICQPLTYSTRMSQTVQRILVSVSWALGFTNALNHTIALNTLNFCGPNAVNHFYCDLPQLFQLSCSSTQLNELLLFVAAAFMAVAPLVLITVSYAHVAVAVLXIRSVEGRKKAFSTCGSHLTVVCLFYGTGIFNYMRLGSEESSDKDKGVGVFNTVINPMLNPLIYSLRNPDVQGALWRVLAGRQSLT comes from the coding sequence ATGGATCCAGAAGTTAGAGCCAACAGGACGTCTGTTACTGAGTTCATTCTACTGGGCCTAGTAGAAACAGAACAGCTGCAGTCTGTGGTCTTTGTAGTCTTCTTCTTTGCCTACCTGGTCACAGTCGGAGGCAACCTCAGCATCCTGGCTGCCATCTTGGTGGAGCCCAAactccacacccccatgtacttcttcctgggGAACCTATCAGTGCTGGATGTTGGGTGCATCACCGTCACTGTTCCCTCGATGTTGGCTCGTCTCCTGTCCCACAAGCGTACAGTTCTCTATGGAGCCTGCCTCACacagcttttcttctttcatcttctgGCTGGGATGGACTGCTTTCTGTTGACAGTCATGGCCTATGACCGATTCCTGGCCATCTGCCAGCCCCTTACCTACAGCACTCGAATGAGCCAGACAGTCCAGAGGATATTGGTGTCTGTGTCCTGGGCTTTAGGTTTTACCAATGCACTAAATCACACCATTGCCCTAAACACCCTCAACTTCTGTGGTCCCAATGCAGTCAATCACTTCTACTGTGACCTCCCACAGCTCTTCCAGCTCTCCTGCTCCAGCACCCAGCTCAACGAGCTGTTGCTCTTTGTCGCAGCAGCCTTCATGGCTGTAGCCCCCTTGGTCCTCATCACTGTGTCCTATGCACACGTGGCAGTTGCAGTCCTATGAATCCGTTCAgtggaaggcaggaagaaggccTTTTCCACATGTGGCTCCCACCTCACTGTGGTTTGCCTCTTCTATGGTACTGGCATCTTCAACTACATGCGTCTTGGTTCTGAGGAGTCTTCGGACAAGGATAAAGGGGTTGGGGTCTTTAACACTGTTATCAATCCCATGCTGAACCCACTTATCTACAGCCTTAGAAATCCTGATGTCCAGGGTGCCCTGTGGCGAGTACTTGCGGGGAGGCAGTCACTAACCTAA
- the LOC110593195 gene encoding olfactory receptor 1D2, which produces MDGSNHSGISEFLLLGLSESPEQQRVLFWMFLSMYLVTVVGNVLIILAISFDPRMHTPMYFFLANLSFTDLFFVTNTIPKMLVSLQSQNKAISYAGCLTQLYFLVSLVALDNLILATMAYDRYVAICRPLHYTTAMSPGLCVLLLTLCWALSVLYGLTHTLLMTRVTFCGSQKIHYIFCEMYVLLRLACSNTQVNHTALIATGCFIFLTPLGFMIMSYARIVKAILRIPSATGKYKTFSTCASHLAVVSLFYGTLGMVYLQPLQTYSMKDSVATVMYAVVTPMMNPFIYSLRNKDMHGALGRLLLGKPLQRLI; this is translated from the coding sequence ATGGATGGAAGCAATCACAGTGGCATCTCTGAGTTCCTGCTCCTAGGGCTCTCAGAGAGTCCTGAGCAGCAGCGGGTCCTGTTCTGGATGTTCCTGTCCATGTACCTGGTCACAGTGGTGGGAAATGTGCTCATCATCCTGGCCATCAGCTTTGATCCCCGCATGCACActcccatgtacttcttcctggcCAACCTCTCCTTCACAGACCTCTTCTTTGTCACCAATACAATCCCCAAGATGCTGGTGAGCCTCCAGTCTCAGAACAAAGCCATCTCCTATGCGGGGTGTCTAACACAGCTCTACTTCCTGGTCTCCTTGGTGGCCCTGGACAACCTCATCCTGGCCACAATGGcatatgaccgctatgtggccatctgcCGCCCCCTCCACTACACCACGGCCATGAGCCCTGGGCTCTGTGTTTTGCTCCTCACCTTGTGTTGGGCACTTTCTGTCCTCTATGGCCTCACCCATACCCTCCTCATGACCAGGGTGACATTTTGTGGTTCCCAGAAGATCCACTACATCTTCTGTGAGATGTACGTCCTGCTGAGGCTCGCATGTTCCAACACCCAAGTCAATCACACAGCGCTGATTGCTACAGGTTGCTTTATCTTCCTCACCCCCTTAGGGTTCATGATCATGTCCTATGCCCGAATTGTCAAAGCCATCCTCCGAATACCCTCAGCCACTGGGAAGTACAAAACTTTCTCCACCTGTGCCTCCCATTTGGCTGTGGTGTCCCTCTTCTATGGGACACTTGGTATGGTATATCTGCAGCCCCTCCAAACGTACTCCATGAAGGACTCAGTAGCCACAGTGATGTATGCTGTGGTGACCCCCATGATGAACCCTTTCATCTACAGCCTGAGGAACAAGGACATGCATGGGGCTCTGGGAAGACTGCTCCTAGGGAAACCCCTCCAGAGGTTGATCTGA
- the LOC110593035 gene encoding LOW QUALITY PROTEIN: olfactory receptor 1P1-like (The sequence of the model RefSeq protein was modified relative to this genomic sequence to represent the inferred CDS: inserted 1 base in 1 codon), producing the protein MAGGNQTSIFEFLLWGFSEQPEKQRILFXVFLWMYVVTVAGNLLIVLAIGTDARLHMPMYFFLASLSCADILFTSTTVPKALVNIQTQSRSISYTGCLVQLYFFLTFGDMDIFLLATMAYDRYVAICYPLHYKMVMSRRRCTLLVTACWVLTSLVAMTHTFLIFRLSFCSKKIIPDFFCDLGPLMKVSCSDTQVNELVLLFLGGAVILIPFMLILVSYIHIVSAILRVPSAQGWCRAFSTCGSHLAVVALFFGTVIRAYLCPSSSSSNSIEEDTAAAIMYTVVTPLLNPFIYSLRNKDMKCALVRFLRGKVFFSWGQ; encoded by the exons ATGGCAGGAGGGAACCAGACCAGCATCTTTGAGTTCCTCCTCTGGGGATTCTCAGAGCAACCAGAGAAGCAGCGAATCCTCT TGGTGTTCCTGTGGATGTACGTGGTCACTGTGGCTGGAAACCTGCTCATTGTCCTGGCCATTGGCACTGATGCACGTCTCCACAtgcccatgtacttcttccttgccagtttgtCCTGTGCAGACATCCTTTTCACCTCCACCACCGTGCCCAAGGCCTTGGTGAACATCCAGACTCAGAGCAGGTCCATTTCCTACACAGGATGCCTGGTTCAGCTCTACTTCTTCTTGACTTTTGGGGACATGGACATCTTTCTCCTGGCCAcaatggcctatgaccgctatgtggccatctgcTACCCGCTCCACTACAAGATGGTTATGAGCCGCCGGCGCTGCACCCTCCTGGTTACTGCCTGCTGGGTCCTTACGAGTCTTGTTGCCATGACTCACACTTTCCTCATCTTTCGACTTTCTTTTTGCTCTAAGAAGATCATTCCTGACTTCTTCTGTGATCTGGGACCCCTGATGAAGGTGTCTTGCTCTGACACTCAGGTCAATGAGCTTGTGCTCCTCTTCTTGGGGGGAGCAGTCATTTTAATCCCCTTTATGCTCATCCTGGTCTCTTATATCCACATTGTTTCAGCCATCCTCAGAGTCCCCTCTGCCCAGGGATGGTGCAGGGCCTTCTCTACCTGTGGGTCACACCTTGCTGTTGTTGCCCTGTTCTTTGGGACAGTGATCAGGGCTTATCTGTGCCCCTCATCCTCTTCCTCCAATTCCATAGAAGAGGATACAGCAGCTGCTATCATGTACACAGTGGTAACTCCCCTGCTGAACCCCTTCATTTACAGCCTGCGGAACAAGGACATGAAGTGTGCCCTGGTGAGATTTCTCAGGGGCAAAGTCTTCTTTTCATGGGGCCAGTGA